One genomic window of Gammaproteobacteria bacterium includes the following:
- a CDS encoding IS3 family transposase yields the protein MNLVSQRSAAVPLTRACQVLGLNRSSVYERLRPRDCAPTQRCRTPQPRALSGEERQQVLDVLHSAPYRDQPPIQVYQQLLEQDVYLCSVSTMHRILRNMGESGERRPQRPAQHHAVPRLAAHGPNQVWTWDISKLATAVRGVYLSLYVVLDLYSRYVVAWMVSRKENSALAQQLLDEALVRYAIPKGQLTLHQDRGSPMIAHNFLDLMAEMGVTASHSRPRVSNDNPFSEAQFKTQKSQPDYPGKFQSSDHARRWCADYFDWYNRSHHHSGLAGFTPEQVFTGAYVTVAADKQAVLDAAYTAHPQRFVRGRPRVQMPPEVVTINPVTPEQLADGISPEVNFPTLTAARRKSELISN from the coding sequence ATGAATCTGGTCAGCCAGCGTTCCGCCGCCGTCCCCTTGACGAGAGCATGCCAGGTGTTGGGCCTGAATCGCAGTTCGGTGTATGAGCGCCTCCGACCCCGCGATTGTGCGCCGACACAGCGGTGTAGGACGCCGCAGCCGCGTGCGCTCTCGGGTGAGGAGCGCCAGCAGGTGCTGGACGTGCTTCACAGCGCGCCGTATCGCGATCAGCCACCGATTCAGGTCTATCAGCAACTGCTTGAACAGGATGTTTATCTGTGTTCGGTCAGCACGATGCACCGGATCCTGCGCAACATGGGCGAGAGCGGTGAACGCCGCCCGCAACGCCCTGCGCAACATCATGCGGTGCCCCGGTTGGCCGCGCACGGCCCCAATCAAGTCTGGACCTGGGATATCTCGAAGCTGGCGACCGCCGTCCGGGGTGTTTATTTATCCCTGTACGTGGTGCTGGACCTGTATAGCCGCTACGTGGTCGCCTGGATGGTCTCCCGCAAGGAAAACAGCGCCTTGGCCCAGCAACTCCTCGACGAAGCCCTCGTCCGATACGCCATCCCCAAGGGCCAGCTGACGCTGCACCAGGATCGCGGCTCGCCGATGATCGCCCACAACTTCCTCGACCTCATGGCCGAGATGGGCGTCACCGCCAGCCACAGCCGGCCGCGAGTGAGCAACGACAACCCATTCAGCGAAGCCCAGTTCAAGACCCAGAAAAGTCAGCCCGACTATCCCGGCAAATTCCAGAGTTCCGACCATGCCCGCCGCTGGTGCGCCGACTATTTTGACTGGTACAACCGTTCCCATCACCACTCGGGGCTGGCCGGCTTCACGCCCGAACAAGTCTTCACCGGCGCGTATGTGACGGTCGCCGCCGACAAGCAAGCGGTGCTGGATGCGGCCTACACCGCCCACCCACAACGCTTCGTCCGCGGCAGGCCGCGCGTTCAGATGCCACCGGAGGTCGTCACCATCAACCCCGTAACGCCCGAGCAACTCGCCGACGGCATCTCCCCCGAGGTCAACTTCCCGACCTTGACCGCCGCGCGCCGCAAAAGTGAGTTAATTTCCAACTGA
- a CDS encoding StlD/DarB family beta-ketosynthase: MNTVYITDVASFLPNEPVGNDRIEAILGKIENQSPRVKLFVLQNNGIKHRHYAIDPETGKRTHTNAELTAEAVRKLTAQLDMPLDAVEGLACGSASPDQLLPSHSNMVAGELGMAPAEIMSTAGVCASGMTSMKYAWMCMALGLKKNFVATGSERASAFMARKAYTAMTSEIEAGKDLAPMVSFEKEFLRWMLSDGAGAVMMEAEPRPGQLNLRIDAIDVRCWSGETPTCMYNGLNKDKDGGWKYWTDEEDIFDVVRKGYLLLQQDVRALEEHMVRVGVAGLCVARDEHGVDFEKVDWFLPHLSSMYFKGRLDGGMKEAGINVGDDKWFTNLAECGNTGSASIYIILDELLHSGKLKKGQKIFCAVPESGRFTVAGMALTVV, encoded by the coding sequence ATGAATACGGTCTACATCACTGACGTCGCCTCATTTCTTCCCAACGAGCCGGTCGGCAACGACCGCATCGAAGCCATACTCGGCAAGATCGAGAACCAGTCGCCACGCGTGAAGCTGTTCGTTCTTCAGAACAATGGCATCAAGCACCGTCACTACGCGATCGACCCCGAAACCGGAAAGCGTACGCATACCAACGCCGAGCTGACCGCCGAAGCCGTGCGCAAGCTGACCGCGCAGCTCGACATGCCGCTGGACGCGGTCGAAGGCCTTGCCTGCGGCTCCGCGTCGCCCGATCAGCTGCTGCCGTCCCACTCCAACATGGTGGCCGGCGAGCTGGGCATGGCGCCTGCCGAAATCATGTCCACGGCCGGCGTCTGCGCGTCCGGCATGACCTCCATGAAATACGCGTGGATGTGCATGGCCTTGGGCCTGAAGAAGAATTTCGTCGCCACCGGTTCGGAGCGTGCCAGCGCCTTCATGGCGCGCAAGGCTTACACCGCGATGACCTCCGAAATTGAGGCCGGCAAGGACCTCGCCCCCATGGTCAGCTTCGAGAAGGAATTCCTGCGCTGGATGCTCTCCGACGGTGCGGGCGCGGTGATGATGGAAGCCGAGCCGCGGCCCGGTCAGCTCAATCTGCGCATTGACGCCATCGACGTGCGCTGCTGGTCCGGCGAAACCCCCACCTGCATGTACAACGGCCTCAACAAGGACAAGGACGGTGGCTGGAAGTACTGGACGGACGAGGAAGATATCTTCGACGTGGTGCGCAAAGGCTATCTACTGCTGCAGCAGGACGTCCGCGCGCTGGAAGAACACATGGTGCGGGTCGGCGTTGCGGGCTTGTGCGTCGCGCGCGACGAGCACGGCGTGGACTTCGAAAAAGTCGACTGGTTCCTGCCGCATCTGTCGTCGATGTACTTCAAGGGGCGGCTCGACGGCGGCATGAAAGAGGCCGGCATCAACGTCGGCGACGACAAGTGGTTTACCAACCTGGCCGAATGCGGCAATACCGGCTCCGCTTCGATCTACATCATCCTCGACGAACTGCTGCACTCCGGCAAGCTCAAGAAGGGCCAGAAGATCTTCTGCGCAGTCCCCGAGAGCGGGCGCTTCACCGTCGCCGGCATGGCGCTGACCGTGGTCTGA
- the phoU gene encoding phosphate signaling complex protein PhoU yields the protein MVEKSLYSKHISTQFNAELEDVRQRVLAMGGLVEQQIIDATRSLMEGDGMLGETVRRNDYKINQQEVFIDEECSRILARRQPTASDLRLVYAVIKTITDLERIGDEAERIARMAADLASQERLRYGYNEIQHLSKHVSQMVHDVLDAFARMDIEAALAVAKEDVTVDREYEALMRQCITFMMEDPRQIRRVMDLIWVVRSLERIGDHAGNIAEYVIFFVKGKDVRHLSLEQMERHVRGEDVLPGNGPSAGAQ from the coding sequence ATGGTCGAAAAGTCGTTGTACAGCAAACACATCTCCACCCAGTTCAACGCCGAACTGGAGGACGTGCGCCAGCGCGTGCTGGCGATGGGTGGGCTCGTCGAGCAGCAGATCATCGATGCCACGCGCTCGCTGATGGAAGGCGACGGCATGCTCGGCGAAACCGTGCGCAGGAACGACTACAAGATCAATCAGCAGGAAGTCTTCATCGACGAGGAATGCAGCCGGATTCTGGCGCGTCGACAGCCTACCGCCAGCGACCTGCGGCTGGTCTACGCGGTAATCAAGACCATTACCGATCTCGAACGCATCGGCGATGAAGCCGAGCGTATCGCGCGCATGGCTGCCGATCTGGCTTCACAGGAGCGCCTGCGTTACGGCTACAACGAGATTCAGCATCTGTCCAAGCACGTCTCGCAGATGGTGCACGATGTGCTCGACGCTTTCGCACGCATGGATATCGAGGCGGCTCTGGCAGTCGCCAAGGAAGACGTCACGGTTGACCGCGAGTACGAGGCACTGATGCGTCAGTGCATCACCTTCATGATGGAAGACCCACGCCAGATCCGGCGCGTGATGGATCTGATCTGGGTGGTCCGCTCACTGGAGCGTATCGGGGACCACGCCGGCAATATCGCCGAGTACGTGATTTTCTTCGTCAAGGGCAAGGACGTGCGGCATCTGAGTCTCGAACAGATGGAGCGGCACGTGCGCGGGGAAGACGTTTTGCCGGGGAACGGTCCTTCGGCAGGCGCGCAGTAG
- the pepN gene encoding aminopeptidase N, with product MPRPAVLREAYQAPAFLISQVTLDVEIRDEHAVVRADLNIERQRPDIPLLLDARHMKLQAIAIDDRRLRAAEYEVSSDRIEIADVPQRFRLSTTVVIDPESNRALEGLYRSGPMLCTQCEAHGFSRITPFPDRPDVLSRYRVRIEADRATYPVLLSNGNPVESGDLPEGRHFAVWEDPYAKPCYLFALVAGDLTCVEDEFVTRSGRPVRIGFYVDHGNESRVDHAITSLKRAMRWDEDHYGLEYDLARYMVVAARDFNMGAMENKGLNLFNAAYVLASPDTATDDDYEAVEAVIGHEYFHNWTGNRVTCRDWFQLSLKEGLTVLREQQFRAASRASGVARIEQVQTLRAQQFPEDAGPTAHSVRPDRYVEINNFYTPTVYEKGAEILRMIETLQGPGTFVEGVRRYLHEFDGQAATIEDFLAAQESVGQRNLDGFRTWYSQAGTPVVRVEDEWRDGYYRLRLYQQTPPTPGQPVKRPVPIPIGFALYDPNGAGVDLPPTQGLVREDLILIEDEALELSFGPFERRPVPAFLHGFSAPVRLDYAYTPQQLALLVTAETDPFLRWESVQELMILAHAELVDGEPGAIVSVLLETLQRLAANPPEDRALLAWLMSLPALTMLAERQAQIDPEAVVAAHQRLKLEIGAALCGPFSVWAEWGSTGERGVDRRALSNVALDYLAAQGTSAALELARKRAMNSHNFTLVLGALNALNGTGSSQRALALAACRESWRDDPLRLDRWFSLEARAIDGDVAASLQILLDDPAFTWANPNRVRAVLGAFGTQNWRAFHRPESYALYARLLLRLDGTNPQVASRLSKPLLRWRRYAEPWGGGMHDALMTLSAERLSPDLGEMVTRALDGGHD from the coding sequence ATGCCACGTCCCGCCGTTCTGCGCGAGGCCTATCAAGCGCCCGCCTTCCTGATTTCTCAGGTGACGCTCGACGTCGAGATTCGTGACGAGCACGCCGTGGTTCGGGCCGATCTGAACATCGAGCGGCAGCGCCCTGATATTCCGTTGCTGCTCGACGCGCGCCACATGAAGCTGCAGGCGATTGCCATCGATGATCGCCGATTGCGCGCTGCTGAATACGAAGTCAGCAGCGACCGCATCGAGATCGCCGACGTTCCGCAGCGCTTCCGCCTGTCGACCACGGTCGTCATCGACCCGGAAAGCAACCGCGCGCTGGAAGGTCTGTATCGTTCCGGTCCGATGCTTTGCACGCAGTGCGAGGCTCACGGCTTTTCACGGATCACGCCGTTTCCGGATCGGCCGGACGTCCTGTCGCGTTACCGCGTGCGCATCGAGGCGGACCGGGCGACCTATCCGGTGCTGCTGTCCAATGGCAACCCTGTGGAATCCGGCGATTTGCCGGAGGGCCGCCATTTCGCGGTGTGGGAAGACCCCTACGCCAAACCCTGCTATCTGTTCGCGCTGGTCGCAGGCGACCTAACCTGTGTCGAGGACGAGTTCGTGACCCGGTCCGGGCGCCCCGTGCGCATCGGTTTTTACGTGGACCACGGCAACGAATCGCGGGTCGATCACGCGATCACGTCACTGAAGCGGGCGATGCGCTGGGACGAAGACCATTACGGCCTCGAATACGATCTGGCCCGCTACATGGTCGTCGCCGCGCGAGACTTCAACATGGGCGCGATGGAGAACAAGGGCCTCAATCTGTTCAACGCGGCCTACGTGCTGGCCTCGCCCGACACGGCGACCGACGACGACTACGAAGCCGTCGAGGCGGTGATCGGGCATGAGTACTTTCACAACTGGACCGGCAATCGCGTGACCTGTCGTGACTGGTTCCAGCTGTCGTTGAAGGAAGGCCTGACGGTGCTGCGCGAGCAACAGTTTCGGGCCGCCTCGCGCGCCAGCGGCGTGGCGCGAATCGAGCAGGTGCAGACCCTGCGCGCCCAGCAGTTCCCAGAGGATGCGGGCCCGACTGCGCATTCGGTGCGTCCCGACCGGTATGTGGAGATCAACAATTTCTACACGCCCACTGTTTACGAGAAGGGCGCCGAGATCCTGCGCATGATCGAGACCCTGCAAGGGCCGGGCACCTTCGTCGAAGGTGTGCGTCGCTATCTGCACGAGTTCGATGGGCAGGCGGCGACGATCGAGGATTTCCTGGCGGCGCAGGAGTCGGTCGGCCAGCGGAATCTCGATGGGTTCCGAACCTGGTACAGCCAGGCCGGCACGCCGGTGGTACGCGTCGAGGACGAGTGGCGCGATGGCTATTACCGCCTGCGCCTGTACCAGCAAACACCGCCGACACCCGGGCAGCCGGTGAAGCGGCCAGTGCCGATTCCGATCGGTTTCGCGCTCTATGATCCGAATGGTGCAGGAGTTGACCTGCCGCCGACTCAAGGGCTGGTCCGCGAGGATCTGATCCTGATCGAGGACGAAGCCCTGGAGTTGTCGTTCGGTCCCTTCGAGCGGCGTCCGGTCCCGGCTTTTCTGCATGGTTTCTCGGCGCCGGTGCGGCTTGATTACGCCTACACCCCGCAGCAGCTCGCGCTGCTGGTGACGGCCGAGACCGATCCGTTCCTGCGTTGGGAATCCGTACAGGAATTGATGATCCTGGCTCATGCCGAACTGGTGGACGGTGAGCCGGGCGCCATTGTGAGCGTGCTGCTCGAAACCCTGCAGCGGCTCGCTGCCAATCCGCCCGAGGACCGCGCACTGCTGGCCTGGCTGATGAGCCTGCCGGCACTGACGATGCTTGCGGAGCGTCAGGCGCAGATCGATCCGGAAGCGGTTGTCGCCGCGCACCAGCGACTCAAGCTCGAAATCGGTGCGGCGCTGTGCGGACCGTTTTCGGTTTGGGCGGAGTGGGGCAGTACCGGTGAACGGGGTGTCGATCGCCGCGCCCTGTCCAACGTGGCCCTGGACTACCTCGCGGCTCAGGGCACGTCTGCCGCGCTGGAACTTGCGCGCAAGCGGGCGATGAACAGCCACAATTTCACGCTGGTCCTGGGTGCGCTCAATGCGCTCAATGGTACGGGGTCTTCGCAACGAGCCCTCGCGCTGGCCGCCTGCCGCGAATCATGGCGCGATGATCCCTTGCGCCTGGATCGCTGGTTCTCGCTGGAAGCTCGTGCAATCGATGGCGATGTCGCCGCCAGTCTGCAGATCCTTCTGGACGACCCGGCCTTCACCTGGGCGAATCCGAACCGGGTGCGCGCCGTGCTCGGCGCCTTCGGCACCCAGAACTGGCGGGCCTTCCATCGGCCGGAATCGTATGCCCTGTATGCGCGCCTGCTGCTGCGTCTGGACGGGACCAATCCGCAGGTCGCATCGAGGCTGTCCAAGCCACTGCTGCGCTGGCGCCGCTATGCCGAACCCTGGGGTGGAGGCATGCATGACGCTTTGATGACGCTGTCCGCCGAGCGCCTGTCACCGGATCTTGGTGAGATGGTAACGCGCGCCCTGGATGGCGGCCACGATTGA
- a CDS encoding carbon-nitrogen hydrolase family protein has translation MSNPFVLAAAQFPTLKPENWSQFEQTVADWVAEAVRQHARLLVFPEYSSMVLAGLLPEPMQADVLGQIGEIQRYRDDYVALHQRLAQRHGVYIVAGSYPWEMDTGVYVNRAWVFAPNGGMEHQDKRVMTRFEREEWDIRGGAPLKLFETELGRFGINICYDIEFPLLARAQVEAGAELILAPSCTDTLGGYHRVRTGCAARALENQCFTVQIPLVGTAPWSPAIDVSHGSAAIFGPPDRGFPDNGILVQGGLNDPSWVYAEVDLSRVRRVRDEGEVYNHRHWHDQLGPGIEARLPEVTPVSL, from the coding sequence ATGAGCAATCCCTTCGTGCTGGCCGCTGCCCAGTTTCCGACGCTCAAGCCGGAGAACTGGTCGCAGTTTGAACAAACTGTCGCCGACTGGGTGGCCGAGGCGGTGCGTCAGCACGCACGCTTGCTGGTGTTCCCGGAGTATTCGTCGATGGTACTGGCCGGACTGCTGCCGGAGCCGATGCAGGCCGACGTGCTCGGTCAGATCGGCGAGATCCAGCGCTATCGCGACGATTACGTCGCGTTGCATCAGCGCCTCGCGCAGCGTCACGGCGTCTACATTGTCGCCGGCAGCTATCCCTGGGAAATGGACACCGGCGTCTACGTCAATCGCGCCTGGGTGTTCGCGCCGAACGGCGGCATGGAGCATCAGGACAAGCGCGTAATGACGCGTTTCGAACGCGAGGAATGGGACATCCGTGGCGGCGCGCCGCTGAAACTGTTTGAAACCGAGTTGGGCCGCTTCGGCATCAATATCTGCTACGACATCGAATTTCCGCTGCTCGCCCGCGCGCAGGTCGAGGCCGGCGCCGAACTGATTCTGGCGCCGAGCTGCACCGATACGCTGGGAGGCTACCATCGGGTTCGTACCGGTTGCGCCGCGCGCGCGCTCGAGAACCAATGTTTCACGGTCCAGATTCCGCTGGTCGGCACCGCGCCGTGGTCGCCGGCGATCGACGTCTCTCATGGATCGGCCGCGATCTTCGGCCCGCCCGATCGCGGCTTCCCGGACAACGGCATCCTCGTGCAGGGCGGCCTCAACGATCCGAGCTGGGTCTACGCCGAAGTCGACCTTTCACGGGTCAGGCGCGTGCGCGACGAGGGCGAGGTCTACAACCATCGCCATTGGCACGATCAGCTGGGCCCCGGCATCGAGGCCCGACTGCCCGAGGTGACACCGGTCAGTCTCTGA
- a CDS encoding dialkylresorcinol condensing enzyme — protein MFKVLVVYFTQTGQLGRIVRSVMAPFEEAEGVELVYEQLEPRKPYPFPWPIVSFFDQFPESVHRDGPELQPTAFDPDADYDLVVLGWQPWYLSPSPPTSAFLKSEAGRRALSGKPVVTIIGSRNMWLMGQKAVREMIVEAGGRLVANIALVDQGSPAATFVTTPLWLLTGFRKGVRGVLPPAGVAEHEIIGARRFGTPLLSALMEGRLGSGEVLLDPAEAAPVNPKYVVAEQLGWRSFFVWGWLVRLAGPQGRWLRVPLLAVYTVFLCAAICTVVPLTVLARLLLGFVPAYRRWIDRRVAFFERCGEPS, from the coding sequence ATGTTCAAGGTCTTGGTGGTCTATTTCACGCAGACGGGCCAGCTCGGGCGCATCGTGCGCTCGGTAATGGCGCCGTTCGAGGAAGCCGAGGGTGTGGAACTGGTCTACGAACAACTGGAACCACGTAAACCCTATCCGTTTCCGTGGCCGATCGTGAGTTTTTTCGATCAATTTCCTGAAAGCGTGCACCGCGATGGCCCGGAACTGCAGCCCACGGCGTTCGATCCGGACGCGGACTACGATCTGGTAGTGCTGGGATGGCAACCCTGGTATCTGTCGCCGTCGCCACCCACGTCGGCCTTTCTGAAGTCCGAAGCGGGGCGCCGCGCGCTCTCCGGCAAGCCCGTGGTCACCATCATCGGTTCGCGCAACATGTGGCTGATGGGGCAAAAAGCGGTGCGCGAGATGATCGTTGAAGCGGGCGGGCGCCTGGTTGCCAATATCGCACTGGTTGACCAGGGATCTCCGGCGGCCACCTTTGTGACGACGCCATTGTGGCTGTTGACCGGTTTTCGCAAGGGCGTCCGCGGCGTGTTGCCGCCAGCCGGCGTGGCCGAGCACGAGATCATCGGCGCACGCCGCTTCGGCACGCCGCTGCTGTCCGCGCTGATGGAGGGCCGTCTGGGCTCCGGTGAAGTGCTGCTGGACCCGGCGGAAGCGGCGCCGGTCAATCCGAAGTATGTGGTGGCCGAGCAACTCGGCTGGCGCAGTTTCTTCGTCTGGGGCTGGCTGGTGCGTCTGGCCGGTCCGCAGGGGCGTTGGTTGCGGGTGCCGCTGCTGGCCGTTTACACCGTGTTTCTGTGCGCGGCGATCTGTACCGTGGTGCCGCTGACGGTGCTGGCGCGTCTGCTGCTGGGCTTCGTGCCGGCCTATCGGCGCTGGATCGACCGGCGTGTGGCGTTCTTTGAGCGCTGCGGCGAACCGTCCTAG
- a CDS encoding nuclear transport factor 2 family protein has translation MSRAAHELLQSYYAAFNAGDWNRFVDLLADDVVHDINQAGRELGREAFIAFMHRMNRCYRERIENIEIMSNPDGTRCAVEFTVLGTYLNTDEGLPEARGQTYRLPGGAFFELRAGKVARISNYYNLQDWLTQVGTEA, from the coding sequence ATGAGCCGCGCAGCACATGAACTCCTGCAGAGCTATTACGCCGCGTTCAATGCCGGCGATTGGAACCGCTTCGTCGACTTGCTGGCCGACGACGTGGTTCACGATATCAATCAGGCGGGGCGTGAGCTGGGGCGGGAGGCCTTCATTGCCTTCATGCATCGCATGAACCGTTGTTATCGCGAACGGATCGAGAATATCGAGATCATGAGCAACCCGGACGGCACCCGCTGCGCCGTGGAGTTCACGGTACTCGGCACCTACCTGAACACCGATGAGGGCCTGCCCGAAGCCCGTGGCCAGACCTATCGCCTACCGGGCGGCGCCTTCTTCGAACTACGGGCCGGCAAGGTGGCCCGCATCAGCAATTACTACAATCTTCAGGACTGGCTGACACAAGTGGGTACCGAGGCCTGA
- the phoR gene encoding phosphate regulon sensor histidine kinase PhoR, translating into MDTGLMQAAWRREIARMIALLLVFGVAGGLLGHVWAGLVMALAICLALQLRMLRWLSRWVVHPKRVDLPDPTGVWGEVFEQLLEMQKRNRKRKKRLAAIVAEFQSSTAALPDGAVVMSSRGEIVWFNSSAQILLGLRSPQDVGQRIANLVRHPSFANYLAAEQFESDVEVISPINEHVTLAMRIIPYGEGQRLLIVRDVSEHRRLEVMRRDFVSNASHELRTPLTVLRGYLDMMEPDTRGKGALLEWKAPIGEMRAQATRMESLITDLLKLARLESDSSVARQELIDVPHLLHRIAEDTRRLSPDRHTVEAAIEADIKLLGRDSEFHSLCQNLLQNAIQYSPDGGAVRLRWWGDEDGAHLSVADSGLGIDEADIPRLTERFYRVDVARSRSRGGTGLGLAIVKHALEHHEARLEIVSQPGIGSTFICHFPAHRVQRAQPMVVNG; encoded by the coding sequence ATGGACACCGGTTTGATGCAAGCGGCCTGGCGGCGCGAGATCGCGAGAATGATCGCGCTGCTGCTGGTCTTCGGCGTTGCCGGTGGCCTGCTCGGTCATGTCTGGGCCGGTCTTGTGATGGCGCTTGCGATCTGTCTGGCGCTGCAGCTGCGCATGTTGCGCTGGCTGTCGCGTTGGGTGGTTCATCCCAAGCGCGTCGATCTTCCGGATCCGACCGGCGTCTGGGGCGAGGTCTTCGAGCAACTGCTCGAAATGCAGAAGCGCAATCGCAAGCGCAAGAAGCGCCTGGCCGCGATCGTGGCCGAATTCCAGTCTTCAACCGCCGCCTTGCCGGACGGTGCCGTGGTGATGTCGTCGCGTGGCGAGATCGTCTGGTTCAACAGTTCCGCGCAGATTCTGCTGGGCCTGCGTTCACCGCAGGACGTGGGGCAGCGCATTGCCAACCTGGTGCGTCATCCATCGTTCGCCAATTATCTGGCGGCCGAGCAGTTCGAATCCGATGTCGAGGTGATCTCGCCGATCAACGAGCACGTGACGCTGGCGATGCGCATCATTCCCTATGGCGAAGGACAACGCCTGCTGATCGTTCGTGATGTCAGTGAGCATCGGCGTCTGGAAGTGATGAGGCGCGACTTCGTCTCCAACGCCTCGCATGAACTGCGCACGCCGCTGACGGTATTGCGCGGCTACCTCGACATGATGGAGCCGGATACGCGCGGCAAGGGTGCACTGCTCGAATGGAAGGCGCCGATCGGCGAGATGCGTGCCCAGGCGACGCGCATGGAGTCCTTGATCACCGATCTGCTGAAGCTGGCACGACTGGAATCGGATTCCTCGGTCGCTCGTCAGGAACTGATCGACGTGCCGCATCTATTGCATCGCATCGCCGAGGATACGCGGCGACTGTCACCCGACCGGCACACCGTGGAAGCCGCCATCGAAGCGGATATCAAACTGCTGGGCCGCGATTCGGAATTCCACAGTCTGTGCCAGAATCTGCTGCAGAATGCGATCCAGTATTCGCCCGACGGCGGGGCTGTTCGTTTGCGCTGGTGGGGCGACGAGGACGGCGCGCACCTGTCGGTGGCCGACAGTGGCCTGGGGATCGACGAGGCCGATATTCCACGGTTGACCGAGCGCTTCTACCGTGTCGATGTGGCCCGCTCCCGCTCGCGTGGCGGCACCGGCCTGGGCTTGGCGATCGTCAAGCACGCGCTCGAACACCACGAGGCCAGATTGGAAATTGTCAGTCAGCCGGGCATCGGCAGCACCTTCATCTGTCATTTTCCGGCGCACCGGGTTCAGCGTGCGCAGCCGATGGTCGTCAACGGCTGA
- the phoB gene encoding phosphate regulon transcriptional regulator PhoB encodes MTNKQVLVVEDESSIREMVRFALERADFSVAEAADVAQARVRIADARPDLILLDWMMPGVSGVEFARELKSSPTTRDIPIIMVTARAEEEDRVRGLNLGCDDYVCKPFSFPELIARIQAVMRRSMPGGEEEKLRISGLEVDAASQRVTASGEPVRLGPTEYRLLHFFVSHPERVYTREQVLDRVWGQNVYVEERTVDVHIRRLRKALAPHGYDAMIQTVRGTGYRFSETV; translated from the coding sequence ATGACGAACAAGCAGGTTTTGGTGGTCGAAGATGAAAGCTCGATCCGCGAGATGGTTCGCTTCGCGCTGGAGCGCGCGGATTTCTCGGTGGCCGAGGCGGCGGACGTGGCGCAGGCGCGGGTGCGGATCGCCGATGCGCGTCCCGATCTGATTCTGCTCGACTGGATGATGCCCGGCGTGTCCGGTGTGGAGTTCGCGCGCGAACTCAAGAGCAGCCCGACCACACGCGATATTCCGATCATCATGGTCACGGCGCGCGCCGAAGAGGAAGACCGCGTGCGCGGGCTCAACCTGGGCTGCGACGATTACGTCTGCAAGCCGTTCTCGTTTCCGGAACTGATCGCGCGGATACAGGCGGTGATGCGTCGCAGCATGCCGGGCGGGGAAGAGGAGAAGCTGCGGATTTCCGGCCTGGAAGTCGACGCGGCGAGCCAGCGGGTGACCGCCAGCGGCGAACCGGTACGGCTCGGCCCGACCGAATATCGATTGCTGCATTTCTTCGTCAGCCATCCGGAACGGGTGTATACGCGCGAACAGGTACTCGACCGCGTGTGGGGACAGAACGTCTATGTCGAGGAGCGCACGGTCGACGTGCACATCAGGCGGCTGCGCAAGGCGCTGGCGCCGCATGGCTATGATGCGATGATCCAGACGGTGCGTGGAACGGGCTACCGGTTTTCGGAGACGGTCTGA
- a CDS encoding GNAT family N-acetyltransferase, translated as MVLEHEGLRLMPLSGPEIALHLEALARVRMRVFRDWPYLYAGSLEYERQYLQTYLRCPGSLAVLVWDGGRCVGATTAIPLADESTEVRAPFEGVGLDVERIDYFGESVLLPEYRGLGLGVKFFELREAHARAQGLNLCAFCAVERDDRDPARPVDYVPNDAFWRRRGYQPRPDLRTSFAWPDLGQEQSTEKPMSFWLKNLDA; from the coding sequence ATGGTGCTCGAACACGAGGGCCTGCGACTGATGCCGCTGAGCGGCCCCGAAATCGCCCTGCACCTCGAGGCGCTGGCGCGCGTGCGCATGCGGGTGTTTCGCGACTGGCCCTATCTGTACGCGGGCTCTCTGGAATACGAGCGCCAGTATCTGCAGACCTACCTGCGCTGCCCTGGAAGCCTTGCAGTACTGGTCTGGGACGGTGGGCGTTGCGTTGGCGCCACCACCGCGATTCCGCTGGCCGACGAAAGCACCGAGGTCCGGGCTCCGTTCGAAGGTGTCGGATTGGACGTCGAACGAATCGACTATTTCGGCGAATCCGTCCTGCTGCCGGAATACCGCGGCCTCGGACTGGGCGTGAAGTTCTTCGAGTTACGGGAGGCTCACGCGCGCGCACAGGGGCTGAACCTCTGTGCGTTCTGCGCTGTGGAGCGCGATGATCGGGACCCTGCCCGGCCTGTTGATTACGTCCCCAATGATGCGTTCTGGCGGCGGCGCGGCTACCAGCCCCGGCCCGACCTGCGAACCTCGTTCGCCTGGCCGGACCTGGGGCAGGAGCAATCCACCGAAAAACCGATGAGCTTCTGGCTCAAGAATCTGGACGCTTGA